In Rhizobium sp. CIAT894, the genomic window CATGGTTGAAAGCTTCGGCAAGGCCGGATTCGACGTGCCGCCACCGGCCGCCACCATGTTTGCCTGGGCGAAGATCCCGGAAAAGTTCCGCCATCTCGGTTCGCTGGAATTTTCCAAGCTGCTGGTCGAGAAGGCCGACGTCGCCGTTGCCCCGGGCATCGGCTTCGGCGAGATGGGCGACGACTATGTCCGTCTGGCGCTGGTCGAGAACGAACACCGCATCCGCCAGGCTGCCCGCAACATCAAGAAGTTCATGTCGACGGCAGACGAAACGATGCATAACGTCATTTCGCTGAACGCGCACCGTTAATCCAACCCTTCGGCAGCCGCGCCCCGCGGCTGCCGCCACACAGACATTCAGGATCGATCCATGGCAGATGCCCTCAAAATCGGCATTGCGGGCTTGGGCACCGTTGGCGCCTCGCTAGTCCGCATCATTCAGCAGAAGAGCAACGAGCTTGCCGTCACCTGCGGGCGTCCGATCACCATCACCGCGGTCTCCGCGCGTGACAGGACGCGGGACCGCGGCGTCGATCTTTCCGCGGTTACCTGGTTCGACCGGCCGGAAGAGCTTGCCGAAAAGGGCGATATCGACGTCTTCGTCGAGCTGATGGGCGGCGCCGAAGGCGCTGCCAACACCTCGGTGCGCGCCGCACTCCAGCGTGGTCTCCATGTGGTGACAGCCAACAAGGCGCTGCTTGCCTATCACGGCGTCGAGCTTGCGACGATTGCCGAGGAGAAGGGCGCGTTGCTGAATTTCGAGGCGGCGGTCGCCGGCGGCATCCCCGTCATCAAGGCGCTGCGCGAATCGCTGACCGGCAATGCCGTCTCGCGCATCTACGGCATCATGAACGGCACCTGCAATTACATCCTGACCAAGATGGAGAAGGAGGGGCTTTCCTTCGCCGAATGCCTCAAGGAAGCGCAGCGGCTGGGTTATGCCGAGGCCGATCCCGCCTTCGATATCGAGGGCAACGACACGGCCCACAAGCTTGCTATCCTGACGACGCTCGCCTTCGGCAATAAGATCGCGGCAGACGACATCTATCTCGAAGGCATCACCAACATCTCGATCGAGGATATCCACGCCGCCGCCGAGCTCGGTTATCGCATCAAGCTGCTCGGCGTTGCCCAGCGCACCGATACCGGCATCGAGCAGCGCGTGCACCCGACCATGGTGCCGGTCGATTCGGTCATTGCCCAGGTCGACGGCGTTACCAATGCGGTGGCGATCGAATCCGACGTGCTCGGCGAACTGCTGATGGTCGGCCCTGGCGCCGGCGGCAACGCGACGGCCTCGTCCGTGCTCGGCGATATCGCCGATATCGCCAAGAGCCAGCCCGGCGCCCAGCGCGTGCCGGTTCTCGGTCATCCCGCAACGGCGCTGGAGCCCTACCGCAAGGCGCAAATGCAGAGCCATGAGGGCGGCTATTTCATCCGCCTGACCGTGCTCGACCGCACCGGCGTCTTTGCCAGCGTCGCAACCCGCATGGCTGAAAACAACATATCGCTGGAATCGATCGTCCAGCGCTCCAAACAGCATCTGGCGCCGTCGCACCACCAGACGATTATTCTCGTCACGCACGCAACGATGGAAGAGTCGGTCCGCAAGGCGGTCGCTTCGATCAAGTCGGAAGGTTATCTCTTCGGCGAGCCGCAGGTGATTCGCATCGAGCGGCCGAAAGAAGAAGCTTAAGTTTTTCCCGCTTGGGGACGATGAACCGCTCTGTCTCTGGCAGGGCGGTTTTTTGTTGATCGGTCAGGCTCCCCGTACGGAAGTCTATATTAACAAATACCGAAATATTGATATAAATAAAACCATAGATGGTGAGTCGCCGGCGTGGAGAATTTCATGAGCAAGGACAGCCATGCCGGGAAGGGGTATGGCCGCCCGAGCGACGAGCCGCCCAACCCTCCTGATATGCTTGAGCAAATCCTCAAGCCAATGCACCGTGACATCAGTCATGAGGTCCATGACGAGGCTGACGGCGATGACGACAATCCGGAAGGCCGCAACTGGGCCATTCTGCTGACGCTGTTTTCGTTTCTGCTGGTGCAGTTTGCCGGCATTGCCATGCTGATCTGGACAGTATTCTGGTAAAAATCCGTGTCTGCAAATCCCCCGCTATGTTATCTCCGCTGCTCCTGTAAAAAGAGCAGATGAAGTCAGCGGAGTGTGGCATGGCAGATCCCGTCGATCCGGTACAGCGCGCCTTTCTCGGCGTGGAGAAATCCGCGCTCGACAATCGTTGGGTGGCGCGGCTCGACCAGGCCGGGCAGAATCGCGCGCTCGCCATGTCACAGATCCACGGCCTGCCGGATCTGATCGCTCGCGTGCTGGCCGGGCGCGGCGTGCCGGTGGACGATGCGATCGAATTTCTCGATCCGACCATCCGCAGCCTGATGCCCGATCCCCATAGCCTGACCGATTGCGAAAAGGCCGCGGCCCGTCTGGTGCGGGCGATCGAGCGCGGCGAGAGCGTCGCGATCTTCGGCGACTACGATGTCGACGGCGCGGCCTCCTCGGCGCTGATGTTCCGCTTCCTCAGCCATTTCGGCGTCAAGGCGACCATCTATATCCCCGACCGCGTCTTCGAAGGTTACGGCCCCAATCCGGCGGCGATCAACCAGTTGATCGACAACGGTGCCCAACTGATCGTTACCGTCGATTGCGGCTCCACCAGTCACGACGCGC contains:
- a CDS encoding homoserine dehydrogenase, which gives rise to MADALKIGIAGLGTVGASLVRIIQQKSNELAVTCGRPITITAVSARDRTRDRGVDLSAVTWFDRPEELAEKGDIDVFVELMGGAEGAANTSVRAALQRGLHVVTANKALLAYHGVELATIAEEKGALLNFEAAVAGGIPVIKALRESLTGNAVSRIYGIMNGTCNYILTKMEKEGLSFAECLKEAQRLGYAEADPAFDIEGNDTAHKLAILTTLAFGNKIAADDIYLEGITNISIEDIHAAAELGYRIKLLGVAQRTDTGIEQRVHPTMVPVDSVIAQVDGVTNAVAIESDVLGELLMVGPGAGGNATASSVLGDIADIAKSQPGAQRVPVLGHPATALEPYRKAQMQSHEGGYFIRLTVLDRTGVFASVATRMAENNISLESIVQRSKQHLAPSHHQTIILVTHATMEESVRKAVASIKSEGYLFGEPQVIRIERPKEEA